A genomic stretch from Bacillus sp. N1-1 includes:
- a CDS encoding GerMN domain-containing protein has product MRLRGIGFALLLLSCILTISGCGFGFEKSLKEIDPPKVDYVNEGEQMEDNETGATKEGEVEEATGEEPSEEVTEMTTRQLYLLDANGMVVPQSFQLPAVESAAKQALEYLVVDGPVTEMLPNGFKAVLPAGTVVQGIDQVDKTLVVDFSNEFKDYAAENEKQILEAVTWTLTQFDGVENVKIQINGYDQTEMPVNGTPIGENVSRANGINHEMGNVVDVSNSEDVTVYFMAQNEDYSYYVPVTKRMEGVSDDVRGVLKGLMEGPPVQSGLFSQFSKDIKLLGANEEGGLLTLDFNEAILTGSEEMVLQQDMLNSLVLSLTEQADIKEVAITVDGHPEVIDEAGNALSEPVSRPEDVNKVGF; this is encoded by the coding sequence ATGCGTTTACGCGGGATTGGATTCGCGCTATTGTTGCTTTCATGTATACTAACGATATCTGGCTGTGGATTTGGTTTTGAAAAGTCACTGAAGGAAATTGATCCACCAAAGGTCGATTATGTTAACGAGGGGGAGCAGATGGAGGATAATGAAACTGGCGCAACTAAGGAAGGAGAGGTAGAAGAGGCAACTGGTGAAGAACCTTCTGAAGAAGTGACTGAAATGACGACTCGTCAGCTTTATCTACTTGATGCAAATGGAATGGTAGTGCCTCAAAGTTTTCAGCTCCCTGCAGTAGAAAGCGCTGCAAAACAAGCGCTTGAATATCTCGTGGTGGATGGTCCAGTAACTGAAATGCTACCTAACGGGTTTAAAGCAGTGTTACCTGCAGGTACGGTTGTTCAGGGAATTGATCAGGTGGATAAAACGTTAGTTGTCGATTTTTCAAACGAGTTTAAAGACTATGCTGCTGAAAATGAGAAGCAAATTCTTGAAGCAGTTACATGGACTCTTACCCAATTTGATGGTGTAGAGAACGTGAAGATCCAAATCAACGGTTATGATCAAACAGAAATGCCCGTAAATGGCACGCCAATTGGAGAAAATGTAAGCAGAGCGAATGGTATAAATCATGAGATGGGCAATGTTGTAGATGTCTCTAATAGTGAAGACGTTACAGTCTACTTCATGGCTCAAAATGAAGACTACTCCTATTATGTACCGGTAACGAAGCGGATGGAAGGCGTTTCCGATGATGTAAGAGGAGTATTGAAAGGTTTAATGGAAGGGCCTCCTGTGCAATCTGGATTATTTAGTCAGTTTTCTAAAGATATCAAATTATTGGGTGCTAATGAAGAGGGTGGTTTGTTAACACTTGATTTCAATGAAGCGATTTTAACAGGATCTGAAGAAATGGTGCTTCAGCAAGATATGTTAAATAGTCTTGTTTTATCGTTAACTGAACAAGCAGATATTAAAGAAGTGGCAATAACCGTAGATGGTCATCCTGAAGTGATTGATGAAGCTGGAAACGCTCTATCTGAGCCGGTTTCAAGACCGGAGGACGTTAACAAAGTGGGTTTTTAA
- the racE gene encoding glutamate racemase, with protein sequence MKKPIGVIDSGVGGLTVAREIMRQLPKEEIVYLGDTARCPYGPRSASEVKQFTWEMTNYLLEKYQIKMLIIACNTATAVVLKEIQDELNIPVRGVIHPGARSAIKETTNKYIGVIGTAGTIKSRAYEYSLKAIDDDVKVESLACPPFVPLVETGNLSSKETYQTVRNTLAPLLNKGIDTLILGCTHYPLLEPVIQSVMGEETTIICSGDETAYEVSGILEYSSLLYTGDNRPSHTFLTTGSIDNFTRIASHWLEYPVKNVKRIEL encoded by the coding sequence TTGAAAAAACCAATTGGGGTTATCGATTCTGGAGTTGGCGGTTTAACGGTAGCTCGCGAGATAATGCGTCAATTACCAAAGGAAGAGATTGTTTATTTAGGCGATACAGCAAGGTGTCCATACGGACCTAGGTCTGCGTCTGAAGTGAAGCAGTTTACGTGGGAAATGACAAATTATCTTCTTGAGAAATATCAAATTAAAATGTTAATTATCGCATGCAATACTGCCACAGCAGTAGTTCTAAAAGAAATTCAGGATGAGCTCAATATACCAGTAAGGGGCGTGATCCATCCTGGAGCAAGAAGTGCGATCAAAGAAACAACGAATAAGTATATAGGGGTTATCGGTACAGCTGGCACGATTAAAAGCAGGGCGTATGAATACTCACTAAAAGCAATTGATGACGATGTTAAGGTGGAAAGCCTCGCATGTCCACCTTTCGTCCCACTTGTTGAAACGGGTAATCTATCCAGTAAAGAAACCTACCAGACTGTTAGAAATACCCTTGCCCCCCTACTTAATAAAGGGATTGACACATTGATTCTCGGGTGTACTCATTATCCATTGTTAGAACCGGTTATCCAATCGGTGATGGGAGAAGAAACGACTATTATTTGTTCAGGTGATGAAACGGCCTATGAAGTAAGTGGTATCCTAGAATATAGCTCGCTACTATATACTGGTGATAACCGTCCTTCACATACATTTCTAACAACTGGATCAATAGATAATTTTACAAGGATTGCGAGCCACTGGCTAGAATATCCTGTGAAAAATGTGAAACGTATCGAGCTCTAA
- a CDS encoding MarR family winged helix-turn-helix transcriptional regulator, with the protein MSEELTREPASIVDIEKSLRMVAGIIKQNGRELLSEFSITPPQFLALQWLSEYGDLTIGELSNKMYLACSTTTDLVDRMEKTDLVKRVKDPHDRRVVRIHILDKGNDIIKKVIHKRQVYLEKITQKFSGDQVKALEESLHLLYDEMKKNE; encoded by the coding sequence ATGTCTGAAGAATTAACGAGAGAACCAGCTTCGATTGTTGATATAGAGAAATCACTTCGAATGGTGGCAGGTATCATTAAGCAAAATGGACGTGAACTTTTAAGTGAATTCTCCATTACACCTCCTCAATTCCTGGCACTCCAATGGCTTTCTGAATATGGAGATTTAACCATTGGTGAGCTATCAAATAAGATGTACCTTGCTTGTAGCACAACGACGGATCTAGTCGATCGAATGGAGAAGACGGATCTAGTAAAACGAGTTAAAGACCCACACGATCGTCGCGTTGTTCGAATTCATATACTTGATAAGGGAAATGACATTATCAAAAAAGTTATTCATAAAAGACAGGTCTATTTGGAGAAGATTACACAGAAATTTTCAGGTGATCAAGTCAAAGCATTGGAAGAAAGTTTGCATTTGCTTTATGACGAAATGAAAAAGAACGAATAG
- the ptsP gene encoding phosphoenolpyruvate--protein phosphotransferase, with product MSNQLTGIGASAGIAIAKAFVLENPALEIEKTSITDAGTEIERFEAAVHLAKEELEVIKNHANEQLGEDKAAIFAAHLLVLSDPELLNAVKDKVNNEKVNAESAMSDVSNMFISMFENMDNEYMKERAADIRDVSKRVLAHLLGVTFTSPGAITDEVIVLAEDLTPSDTAQLNKQFVKGFATDIGGRTSHSAIMARSMEIPAVVGTKTITSEDVEGKMVIIDGIDGNVIVDPSVEEIAQYTKKKEHFEAKKQEWAKLVNEPTTTKDEKHVELAANIGTPEDVKGVLENGGEGVGLYRTEFLYMGRNELPSEEEQFNAYKEVLEKMDGKPVVIRTLDIGGDKELPYLNLPKEMNPFLGFRAIRLCLEETEIFRTQLRALLRASVFGNLKVMFPMIATVGEFRQAKEMLLTVKEELIGEGIQVSEEIEIGMMVEIPATAAMADVFAKEVDFFSVGTNDLIQYTMAADRMNQKVSYLYQPYNPAILRLVKMVIDAAHKEGKWAGMCGEMAGDQIAIPILLGLGLDEFSMSATSILPARSQMTKLSKEEISSHIDHILSLATNEEVVTYVQEHFATGEL from the coding sequence ATGTCAAATCAGTTGACTGGAATTGGCGCTTCTGCGGGAATAGCTATTGCGAAAGCGTTCGTACTTGAAAACCCTGCGCTAGAAATTGAAAAAACTTCAATTACTGATGCTGGAACTGAAATCGAACGTTTTGAAGCAGCTGTTCATCTCGCTAAAGAAGAACTTGAAGTTATTAAGAATCACGCCAATGAACAGCTCGGAGAAGATAAAGCAGCGATATTCGCTGCTCATCTTCTCGTTTTATCTGATCCTGAGTTGTTGAATGCGGTTAAAGATAAAGTGAATAACGAGAAAGTAAATGCTGAAAGTGCAATGAGTGACGTTTCAAATATGTTTATTAGCATGTTTGAGAACATGGATAACGAGTACATGAAAGAACGTGCTGCTGATATTCGTGACGTATCTAAACGCGTACTTGCTCATTTACTTGGCGTTACGTTTACTTCACCTGGAGCGATTACAGATGAAGTGATTGTACTTGCTGAAGACTTAACACCTTCAGACACTGCTCAATTAAACAAGCAGTTTGTTAAAGGATTTGCTACTGATATTGGCGGCAGAACATCTCACTCTGCAATCATGGCTCGTTCAATGGAAATTCCAGCTGTCGTTGGAACGAAGACGATTACTTCTGAAGATGTGGAAGGTAAGATGGTTATCATTGATGGAATCGATGGTAACGTGATTGTAGATCCTTCTGTTGAAGAAATCGCACAGTATACGAAGAAAAAAGAACACTTTGAAGCCAAAAAGCAAGAGTGGGCTAAGCTTGTTAATGAGCCTACAACAACAAAAGATGAAAAACATGTTGAGCTTGCTGCAAACATTGGAACACCTGAAGACGTAAAAGGTGTTCTTGAAAATGGCGGCGAAGGTGTTGGTCTTTACCGTACTGAATTCCTTTATATGGGGCGTAACGAATTGCCTTCAGAAGAAGAGCAGTTCAACGCTTATAAAGAAGTTCTTGAGAAAATGGACGGCAAACCTGTTGTCATCCGTACGCTTGATATCGGTGGAGATAAAGAGCTACCTTACTTAAATCTTCCAAAAGAAATGAATCCTTTCCTTGGGTTCCGTGCAATTCGTCTTTGCTTGGAAGAGACAGAAATTTTCCGTACGCAGCTTCGTGCACTTCTTCGTGCTAGTGTTTTTGGAAACCTGAAAGTGATGTTCCCTATGATCGCAACTGTTGGTGAATTCCGTCAGGCGAAAGAAATGCTTCTTACTGTTAAAGAGGAGCTAATTGGTGAAGGGATCCAAGTTTCAGAGGAAATCGAAATTGGAATGATGGTTGAAATTCCAGCAACTGCTGCTATGGCAGACGTTTTTGCTAAAGAAGTTGACTTCTTTAGTGTTGGAACGAATGATCTTATTCAATATACGATGGCTGCTGACCGAATGAATCAAAAAGTCTCTTATCTTTACCAACCATATAACCCTGCAATTCTTAGACTTGTTAAGATGGTTATTGACGCAGCTCATAAAGAAGGCAAATGGGCTGGTATGTGTGGTGAAATGGCTGGAGATCAAATTGCGATTCCGATTCTTCTTGGTCTTGGCCTAGATGAATTCAGCATGAGTGCAACGTCAATTTTGCCTGCTAGAAGTCAAATGACGAAGCTATCAAAAGAAGAAATTTCTTCGCACATCGATCACATTCTTTCACTTGCAACAAATGAAGAAGTGGTTACCTATGTACAAGAACATTTTGCAACGGGAGAGCTATAG
- a CDS encoding phosphocarrier protein HPr, producing MAEKNFTVTSESGIHARPATALVNKAGQYSSDVTLDYNGKSVNLKSIMGVMSLGIQQNSEITIKAEGSDADEAIAGLTEVMENEGLGK from the coding sequence ATGGCAGAGAAAAATTTCACAGTAACAAGCGAATCAGGAATCCACGCTCGTCCAGCAACTGCACTAGTAAACAAAGCGGGTCAATATAGCTCTGACGTAACACTTGATTATAACGGGAAGTCTGTAAACTTGAAATCCATCATGGGCGTTATGAGCCTTGGTATTCAACAAAACTCTGAAATCACAATCAAAGCAGAAGGATCAGATGCTGACGAGGCGATTGCAGGACTTACTGAAGTTATGGAAAACGAAGGTCTAGGCAAGTAA
- the ptsG gene encoding glucose-specific PTS transporter subunit IIBC, with protein sequence MFKQAFGVLQRVGKALMLPVAILPAAGLLLGFGNAFQNPTLLEKLPFMSAEWFQLLATVMEESGGIVFANLALLFAVGVAIGLSDGDGVAGIAAIVGFLVMNITMGVLEGVSADQVAESASYANVLGIPTLQTGVFGGIIVGILASYMYKRYYNIQLPQYLGFFAGKRFVPIATAVSALILGVIMIFVWPPIQSGLNAFSHNMLDANPALAAFVFGVIERSLIPFGLHHIFYSPFWFEFGQYTNAAGEIIRGDQKIFFEQLKDGAELTAGTFMTGKFPFMMFGLPAAALAMYHEARPEKKAVVAGIMGSAALTSFLTGITEPLEFSFLFVAPVLFGIHAIFAGLSFMTMALLDVKIGMTFSGGVIDFLLFGVLQGRTAWWLVIPVGLVFALIYYFGFRFAIRKFNLMTPGREEDEEDEIADDGQENTALAYNVLQALGGESNIMNLDACITRLRVSVADKGEVDKKRLKRLGASGVMEVGNNIQAIFGTQSDGLKGQIRDIISGKTPKPLQDQKKEEKSEKPSGVKGKDHLISPLEGKIMPITEVPDQVFSGKMMGDGFAIEPTDGLIVAPVDGKIMNVFPTKHAIGIESVNGREILIHVGIDTVNLKGEGFEVFISEGDEIKQGQKLMKVDLAYIKENATSTITPIVFTNLEEGETIDLSKEGTVSREDKDIITISK encoded by the coding sequence ATGTTTAAACAAGCTTTCGGGGTTTTACAACGCGTTGGTAAAGCACTAATGCTTCCAGTGGCGATTTTACCTGCTGCTGGTCTTCTACTTGGGTTTGGTAATGCTTTTCAAAACCCAACATTGCTTGAAAAATTACCATTTATGTCCGCAGAATGGTTTCAACTTCTCGCTACAGTAATGGAGGAGTCTGGTGGGATTGTATTCGCTAACCTTGCTCTACTATTTGCGGTTGGGGTAGCAATTGGGTTATCAGATGGAGACGGAGTTGCTGGTATTGCCGCAATTGTTGGTTTCCTTGTTATGAATATTACGATGGGCGTGCTTGAAGGTGTTTCTGCTGATCAAGTAGCTGAAAGCGCATCATATGCCAATGTTTTAGGAATACCTACTCTTCAAACGGGGGTATTCGGAGGAATAATCGTCGGTATTCTTGCCTCCTATATGTATAAACGGTATTATAATATTCAACTTCCTCAATATCTTGGCTTCTTCGCTGGGAAACGTTTTGTTCCAATCGCTACGGCGGTTTCAGCTTTGATACTTGGCGTGATCATGATTTTTGTTTGGCCGCCAATTCAATCAGGCCTAAATGCCTTTTCTCACAACATGCTTGATGCGAATCCTGCTCTTGCAGCATTTGTATTCGGTGTCATTGAACGTTCATTGATTCCATTCGGCCTTCACCACATTTTCTACTCACCTTTCTGGTTTGAGTTTGGACAGTATACAAATGCTGCTGGTGAGATAATCCGTGGAGATCAGAAGATTTTCTTTGAACAATTAAAAGATGGTGCTGAGCTTACAGCTGGAACGTTCATGACCGGTAAATTCCCGTTTATGATGTTTGGGCTTCCTGCAGCAGCACTTGCAATGTACCATGAAGCTAGACCGGAAAAGAAAGCGGTTGTAGCGGGTATTATGGGATCAGCTGCGCTAACATCTTTCTTAACAGGAATTACTGAGCCACTTGAGTTCTCATTCCTATTCGTTGCACCAGTTCTTTTCGGGATTCATGCTATTTTTGCAGGACTTTCGTTTATGACAATGGCATTACTTGATGTTAAAATTGGTATGACTTTCTCCGGTGGTGTTATTGACTTCCTTCTATTCGGAGTTCTACAAGGTAGAACAGCCTGGTGGTTAGTTATTCCAGTAGGATTAGTGTTTGCTTTAATCTACTACTTCGGCTTCCGTTTTGCGATTCGTAAGTTTAACTTAATGACGCCAGGACGCGAAGAAGATGAAGAAGATGAAATTGCAGACGACGGCCAAGAAAATACTGCGCTAGCATACAATGTGCTTCAAGCCCTTGGCGGCGAAAGCAATATCATGAACCTGGATGCTTGTATTACGCGACTACGTGTTTCTGTGGCAGATAAAGGTGAAGTTGACAAAAAACGTCTAAAACGCCTTGGTGCTTCAGGTGTTATGGAAGTAGGAAATAACATTCAGGCAATCTTTGGTACACAATCTGATGGGCTAAAAGGTCAGATTCGAGACATCATTAGTGGGAAAACACCAAAACCACTTCAAGACCAGAAGAAAGAAGAAAAGTCTGAAAAACCTTCTGGTGTTAAAGGAAAAGATCATCTAATATCTCCTCTAGAAGGAAAAATCATGCCAATTACGGAAGTGCCTGATCAGGTGTTCTCTGGTAAGATGATGGGTGACGGTTTTGCGATTGAACCAACAGATGGCTTGATTGTCGCACCGGTTGATGGCAAAATAATGAATGTGTTCCCAACGAAGCATGCAATTGGTATTGAGTCTGTTAATGGTCGTGAAATTCTAATTCACGTTGGAATTGATACGGTTAACCTCAAAGGTGAAGGTTTCGAAGTATTCATTAGCGAAGGTGATGAAATTAAGCAGGGCCAAAAGCTTATGAAAGTTGATCTCGCTTATATTAAAGAAAATGCAACCTCAACAATCACGCCTATTGTGTTCACAAACCTTGAAGAGGGAGAGACGATTGACCTTTCAAAAGAAGGCACTGTTTCTCGGGAAGACAAAGATATTATCACAATATCAAAATAA
- a CDS encoding PRD domain-containing protein, translating to MNGGFEIKKILNNNVVIAISDQNTEVVLTGKGIGFNQKQGERLDESKVDKYFVLIDKHEQEQYKLLVPNVPESFIAIMNDSISLIEDKLDSQLDEHIHVSLTDHLSFAIKRLRQGLDVKYPFLVETQTMYPKEYTIAEEVIQHINHKLDVALPDGEIGFVALHIHSAITNRSVGKLNKYSALINQLVHVIEDSLYLGIDRTGIDYLRLVRHLRHAIERSELNQPVEAHERLEKVLKEEYPVCYNLSWKLIKIMQKELRTNFPDAEAVYLTMHLQRLSPK from the coding sequence ATGAATGGTGGATTTGAAATTAAAAAAATTCTGAATAACAACGTCGTTATTGCTATTTCTGACCAAAATACTGAGGTAGTATTAACTGGGAAAGGTATCGGCTTTAATCAGAAACAGGGCGAAAGGCTCGATGAATCAAAAGTAGACAAGTATTTTGTTCTTATCGACAAGCATGAACAAGAACAATACAAATTATTGGTACCAAATGTTCCGGAATCTTTTATTGCCATTATGAATGATTCGATATCTTTGATTGAAGACAAATTAGATTCTCAACTTGATGAACATATTCATGTGTCATTAACGGATCATCTTTCCTTTGCGATTAAACGTCTTCGTCAAGGCCTAGATGTGAAATATCCTTTTTTGGTAGAAACGCAAACGATGTATCCAAAAGAATATACGATTGCTGAAGAAGTGATCCAGCACATTAATCATAAGCTAGATGTCGCTCTTCCAGATGGAGAAATCGGCTTTGTTGCACTACATATCCATAGCGCCATTACAAATCGTAGTGTTGGAAAGCTTAATAAATATTCAGCTTTAATCAATCAATTGGTTCATGTGATTGAAGACTCACTCTATCTTGGAATTGATCGAACTGGGATTGATTATTTACGACTTGTTCGTCATCTCAGACATGCGATTGAACGAAGTGAATTGAATCAGCCAGTTGAAGCTCACGAACGTTTAGAAAAAGTGTTGAAAGAAGAATATCCTGTGTGCTATAATCTTTCATGGAAGTTGATTAAGATAATGCAAAAGGAACTTCGTACGAATTTTCCTGATGCAGAAGCAGTTTACTTAACAATGCACTTGCAAAGGCTTTCTCCTAAATAA
- a CDS encoding response regulator transcription factor gives MKGNHYRPKPLLTKREREVFELLVQDKTTREIAEELFISEKTVRNHISNTMQKLGVKGRSQAVVELLRLGELEI, from the coding sequence TTGAAAGGGAACCACTACCGACCAAAGCCACTATTAACCAAAAGAGAAAGAGAAGTTTTCGAACTACTTGTTCAAGACAAAACAACAAGAGAAATTGCAGAAGAACTGTTTATTAGTGAAAAAACAGTTCGAAACCACATTTCGAACACGATGCAAAAGCTTGGAGTAAAGGGGCGTTCTCAGGCTGTTGTTGAATTGCTTCGACTGGGAGAGTTAGAGATTTAG
- the sdhB gene encoding succinate dehydrogenase iron-sulfur subunit produces MSEKKTVTLKIKRQDGPESASYEETFTIPYRQNMNVISALMEIRRNPVNANGEKTTPVIWEMGCLEEVCGACSMVINGKPRQSCTALLDQLEQPIRLAPMTTFPVVRDLAVDRSRMFDALKKVKAWIPIDGTYDLGPGPRMPENKRQWAYELSKCMTCGVCLEACPNVNSRSEFIGPAAVSQVRLFNAHPTGAMNKEERLEGLMGDGGLANCGNSQNCVQSCPKGIPLTTSIAAMNRATSLQTFKNFFGSDH; encoded by the coding sequence ATGAGTGAAAAGAAAACCGTTACTCTTAAAATAAAAAGGCAGGATGGCCCTGAGTCTGCGTCGTATGAAGAAACGTTTACAATTCCATATCGTCAAAACATGAACGTTATTTCTGCTTTAATGGAAATACGTCGGAATCCTGTTAATGCGAATGGTGAGAAAACAACTCCAGTTATTTGGGAAATGGGTTGTCTTGAAGAAGTTTGTGGAGCTTGTTCGATGGTGATTAACGGTAAACCACGCCAATCTTGTACAGCTCTTTTAGATCAGCTTGAACAGCCGATTCGTTTGGCTCCAATGACAACATTCCCTGTAGTGCGAGATTTGGCAGTCGATCGAAGTAGAATGTTTGATGCGCTTAAGAAAGTAAAAGCTTGGATTCCAATTGATGGAACTTATGATCTTGGTCCAGGACCAAGAATGCCGGAGAATAAGCGTCAGTGGGCTTATGAGCTATCAAAATGTATGACTTGCGGTGTTTGTCTTGAAGCATGTCCGAACGTAAACAGCCGCTCCGAATTTATTGGCCCGGCGGCTGTATCTCAAGTACGCTTATTTAACGCCCACCCAACAGGTGCAATGAATAAAGAGGAGCGTCTTGAAGGTTTAATGGGAGATGGGGGCCTCGCCAACTGCGGTAACTCGCAAAACTGTGTACAGTCCTGTCCGAAGGGCATTCCATTAACAACTTCTATTGCTGCAATGAATCGAGCGACTTCACTCCAAACATTTAAAAACTTCTTTGGAAGTGATCACTAA
- the sdhA gene encoding succinate dehydrogenase flavoprotein subunit, with the protein MSKGKLVIVGGGLAGLMATIKAAEAGMNVDLLSIVPVKRSHSVCAQGGINGAVNTKGEGDSPWEHFDDTVYGGDFLANQPPVKAMCDAAPGIIHLMDRMGVMFNRTPEGLLDFRRFGGTQHHRTAFAGATTGQQLLYALDEQVRRHEVAGLVTKYEGWEFLSAILDDDGVCRGVVGENLTTSEIRSFEADAVIMATGGPGIIFGKSTNSVINTGSAAGALYQQGAIYSNGEFIQIHPTAIPGDDKLRLMSESARGEGGRVWTYKDGKPWYFLEEKYPAYGNLVPRDIATREIFDVCVSQKLGINGENMVYLDLSHKDSKELDVKLGGIIEIYEKFMGDDPRKVPMKIFPAVHYSMGGLWVDFNQQTNIPGLFAAGECDYSQHGGNRLGANSLLSSIYGGMVAGPNAVDYINGLESTVEDLSSSLFEKHQQEEQAKQDAIMKMNGTENAYQIHKELGEWMTANVTVVRNNDKLKETDEKIQELMERYENININDTSKWSNQGASFTRQLSNMLQLARVITIGALNRNESRGAHYKPDFPERNDEEWLKTTMAKYDAVNNKPEFYYEEVDTSLITPRKRDYSKKKAGNK; encoded by the coding sequence ATGAGTAAAGGTAAATTAGTGATAGTTGGAGGCGGCCTAGCAGGATTGATGGCAACCATCAAAGCTGCTGAAGCTGGAATGAATGTGGATCTACTTTCCATCGTTCCAGTTAAACGATCTCACTCTGTATGTGCACAGGGTGGAATTAATGGGGCCGTTAATACAAAAGGGGAAGGTGACTCTCCCTGGGAACATTTTGATGACACGGTCTATGGAGGAGACTTTCTTGCAAATCAGCCTCCTGTAAAAGCAATGTGTGATGCGGCACCAGGTATTATTCATTTAATGGATCGAATGGGTGTTATGTTCAACCGTACACCTGAAGGTCTTCTTGATTTCCGCCGCTTTGGTGGTACACAGCATCACCGTACTGCGTTTGCGGGTGCTACGACTGGTCAGCAGCTTCTGTATGCGCTAGATGAACAAGTGCGTCGTCATGAAGTAGCAGGACTTGTTACGAAGTATGAAGGATGGGAGTTCTTATCAGCTATTCTCGATGATGATGGTGTTTGTCGCGGTGTGGTTGGTGAAAATTTAACGACTTCTGAAATCCGAAGTTTTGAAGCTGATGCGGTTATTATGGCGACAGGTGGACCTGGTATTATTTTCGGTAAGAGTACAAACTCAGTAATTAATACTGGATCTGCAGCTGGAGCGCTCTATCAACAAGGAGCGATTTATTCAAATGGTGAATTTATTCAAATTCATCCAACTGCAATCCCAGGGGATGATAAACTTCGCCTCATGAGTGAGTCTGCACGTGGTGAAGGTGGACGCGTATGGACTTATAAAGATGGGAAGCCATGGTATTTCCTTGAAGAAAAGTACCCGGCGTATGGTAACCTTGTTCCGCGGGATATCGCGACAAGAGAAATCTTCGATGTTTGTGTTAGTCAAAAGCTTGGAATTAATGGGGAAAACATGGTTTACCTTGATCTTTCTCACAAAGATTCGAAAGAGCTAGATGTTAAACTTGGCGGTATTATTGAAATCTATGAAAAATTCATGGGAGATGATCCACGCAAAGTACCTATGAAAATATTCCCAGCTGTTCACTATTCAATGGGTGGACTATGGGTTGATTTTAATCAGCAGACGAATATTCCAGGGTTGTTTGCAGCTGGAGAATGTGACTACTCTCAACATGGTGGTAATCGTCTTGGAGCAAACTCTCTTCTATCATCTATTTATGGTGGAATGGTTGCAGGTCCGAATGCAGTTGACTACATTAATGGACTAGAATCAACTGTAGAAGATCTTTCTTCTTCTCTATTTGAGAAACACCAACAAGAAGAGCAAGCGAAACAAGATGCTATTATGAAGATGAATGGAACAGAAAATGCTTATCAAATTCATAAAGAGCTTGGCGAATGGATGACTGCCAACGTTACAGTAGTGCGTAATAATGATAAGTTGAAAGAAACGGATGAAAAGATTCAAGAATTGATGGAACGTTACGAGAACATCAATATTAATGATACGTCCAAATGGAGTAATCAAGGGGCTTCGTTTACTCGACAGCTTTCAAACATGTTGCAGTTAGCACGAGTGATTACAATCGGTGCTTTAAATCGTAATGAAAGTCGTGGAGCACATTACAAGCCTGATTTCCCTGAACGTAATGATGAAGAGTGGTTGAAAACAACTATGGCGAAATACGATGCAGTTAACAACAAACCAGAGTTCTACTACGAAGAAGTAGATACATCATTAATTACACCTCGTAAACGTGATTATTCTAAGAAGAAAGCGGGGAATAAATGA
- a CDS encoding succinate dehydrogenase cytochrome b558 subunit: MAASRDFVSRKLHSLLGVIPLGLYVTQHLTVNYFATRGPEAFNDAAHFMESLPYRYLLEIFVIFLPLLFHAIYGVYIAFQSKNNVSRYGYLRNWMFYLQRISGVIVLIFVTWHVWQTRLQAAMGAEVNFQMMADILSNPAMMIFYIVGVLGTVFHFANGLWSFFVSWGFTVTPKSQRAMTYVTMIIFVALSVVGMRALFAFV; this comes from the coding sequence ATGGCCGCAAGTCGAGACTTTGTAAGCCGAAAATTGCATTCGCTTCTAGGAGTAATTCCACTCGGACTCTATGTTACTCAGCATTTAACAGTTAACTATTTTGCAACAAGAGGGCCCGAAGCATTTAATGACGCAGCGCACTTTATGGAGAGCCTTCCTTACAGGTACCTGCTTGAAATTTTCGTCATTTTCTTACCGCTCTTATTTCATGCGATTTACGGTGTTTATATCGCATTTCAATCCAAGAATAACGTAAGCCGCTATGGCTATTTGCGTAACTGGATGTTTTACTTGCAGCGGATCTCAGGCGTGATCGTATTAATCTTTGTTACATGGCACGTCTGGCAAACGAGATTACAGGCCGCTATGGGAGCAGAAGTGAACTTTCAAATGATGGCTGACATCTTATCGAATCCAGCAATGATGATCTTTTACATTGTCGGTGTTCTGGGTACTGTCTTCCACTTTGCCAATGGCTTATGGTCATTCTTCGTAAGCTGGGGCTTCACGGTAACACCAAAATCACAGCGTGCGATGACATATGTCACAATGATTATTTTCGTTGCACTTTCAGTAGTAGGCATGCGCGCATTATTTGCATTTGTTTAA